Within the Sulfitobacter sp. JL08 genome, the region CTTGTCGCCCATGTGCTTGGACAGGCCGTTCACCTCGATCACCTTGCTGCCCAGACGCGGGCCGTTGGGGATGACGATCTGTGCGCGGCTCAGTTTTTCGCGTTCGGACTGTTCGGCCAGATCGTTATAGGCGTTGATCCGGGCCTTGGATTTGGCCTGCCGCGCCTTGGCGCCCTGGCGCATCCATTCCAGTTCGCGTTCCAGCGTTTTCTGTTTTGATTTGTCCTCGCGCGCTTCCTGCGCCAGACGCTTGGCCTTTTGTTCCAGCCATGCCGAATAATTGCCCTCGTAGGGGATGCCGCGGCCGCGATCAAGTTCAAGGATCCAGCCGGTGATGTCATCCAGAAAATAACGGTCGTGGGTGACGATCAGGATGGTGCCCTTGTAATCGATCAGGTGCTGTTGCAACCAGGCGATGGTTTCCGCATCCAGATGGTTGGTCGGCTCATCCAGCAGCAGCATGTCGGGCGCTTCAAGCAGCAGCTTGCACAGTGCGACACGGCGTTTTTCACCGCCTGACAGGGTGGCAATCTCGGCCTCGTCCGGCGGGCAGCGCAGCGCCTCCATGCTGACATCGATCTGGCTGTCCAGATCCCACAGGTTCTCGGCGTCGATCTTGTCCTGCAACTCGGCCATCTCGTCGGCGGTTTCATCGGAATAGTTCATCGCCAGTTCGTTGTAGCGATCCAGAATGGCCTTTTTGTCGGCCACGCCCAGCATCACATTGCCGCGCACATCAAGGGTTTCGTCCAGTTTCGGTTCCTGTGGCAGATAGCCGACATGCGCGCCCTTGGCGGCCCACGCCTCACCCTGAAAATCCTTGTCCAGACCGGCCATGATCCGCATCAGGGTCGATTTGCCCGATCCGTTGACGCCGACAACGCCGATTTTCACGCCCGGCAAAAAGCTGAGATGGATGTTTTCAAAGCATTTCTTGCCACCGGGATAGGTTTTGGACACCCCTTCCATGTGATAGACGTATTGATAGGCGGCCATGTGCATGCTCCTTGGACAGATCGTGTTCAGATGGCTAGATAGCGATGCAAGGCACAAGGGGCAATGCGGGCAATGAACAGCCTGACAGATTTGATCCTGTGGCACAGGCCAAAGCGGCGGTTTGACCGACAGCGGCCATTGCGCGACAGGCGGGCGCGCGCTGAAAACGATTGACCGATTGTTTTTTTTGCATAATTTGTGGGCAGATATGACCGTAAATGCCGCCTTTTTGGGTGGAGTCTGGCAGCAGCATCTGCGCCACATGTGCCTGTATTTTCGGAAAATATACTGAGTTTCGGAAGATATGAGGTATTTTAGACTGAATTTTCGTCAAAAAACAGTCGAATGATCTTCGCCGTGCCCACATATCGGGCGATAAGACTTTTACCAAACTGTTACACTGCAACACGGGTTGTCTGAACGCTGACAGCCTGTCGTTCCGGTTGTGGGCGTGTTGCCGATCCGGACGCAATCAAGCGGGGGCCAATAAATCCCGCAAAAAAACAGGAGAGGGACTTCTCATGTCAAAAACAACACTCGTGGTCGGGCTTGATGGCTCGCCCGCAGGGGAAAAGGCGCTGGCGTTTGCCAAACGACAGGCCAAGCGGATGGGCGATTGCACGATAGCGCTGTGCTACGTGATCGAATGGTCGCCGTTTACCTTCCAGACACCAGAGGAAAACGAACAACGTCACAAGCGCCGCGAAGAGGAATTGAAGCTGGCGCATGATCGCGTGCTGGATCCTGCCCTGGCGTCCGCAAAACAGGACGGCCATACCGCGACCGGAGTCGTGCGCCACGGCGATGCCGCCGAAATACTGGACGATCTCGCCAAGGAACTGGGTGCGGAACAGATCATCGTGGGCCGTGTCGGCGCGCGGGGTCTGAAAGACCGCATGTTCGGCAGTGTCAGCGGGCGTCTTGTCGCAAGTGCGGCAGTTCCCGTCACGATTATCCCCTGAGAGGATTTCACATGAAATATTCAATTCCAACGCTTGCCACTGCGGTAGCCCTGTTTCCCGGGGTGACGCTGGCACAGGACGCCATAAGTTTCGATGCGCGCGTGAACGAAATTTTCGCAAATTCGACAGGCTGGTTCGTCAATCTGATCTTCGCGCCACTTCCGGGCACGGCCTTTCCCTGGATCGTGCTGTGGCTGGTCGTGGGTGCAACAGTGTTCACCATCTATTTCGGGTTTATCCAGCTGCGCGCGTTTTCCCATGCGATAAGCCTGGTAAAGGGCGATTATTCAGATCCCAACGACGCGGGTGAGGTCAGCCACTTTCAGGCTCTGGCAACGGCGTTGTCCGGCACGGTCGGTCTGGGTAACATCGCCGGTGTTGCTGTGGCTGTCGGTATCGGCGGGCCGGGGGCCACGTTCTGGATGATCCTTGCGGGCCTTATGGGTATGGCCTCGAAATTCACCGAATGTACGCTGGGTGTGAAATACCGGAATGAATATCCCGACGGCACAGTGTCCGGCGGACCAATGTACTATATGACCAAAGGGTTCGACGAACGGGGGTATCGCGGTGGCAAGATCATGGCCGTGCTTTTCGCGATCTTTTGTATCGGCGGGGCATTTGGCGGTGGCAACATGTTCCAGGCCAATCAGGCGCATGCGCAGATCTCGGGCATCGTCGGCGACTATCCGGGATGGATCACCGGTATCATTTTTGCCCTTGTCGTGTTCGCCGTCATCGTTGGCGGGATCAAATCCATCGCGCGTGTCACCGAAAAAGTCGTTCCCTTCATGGGGCTGCTTTATGTGGGCACGGCACTTGTGATCCTGTTGATGAACTATGACATGATCGGCTGGGCATTTGGCCAGATCTTTGCCGGTGCATTTACCGGACTTGGTGTCGCGGGCGGTTTTGTCGGTGCTTTGATCCAAGGCTTTAAACGGGCGGCGTTCTCGAACGAAGCGGGTGTCGGCTCTGCAGCCATCGCCCACTCGGCCGTTCGGACAAAAGAGCCGATTACCGAAGGTGTCGTTTCCTTGTTGGAACCGTTCATCGATACGGTGGTGATCTGTACAATGACAGCGCTGGTGATCACGATTTCCGGGGTTCAGATGATTGATCCGGAAACCGGCCTGTTCATTCTGGGCGAAGACGGCAAGATCATGACAGAAGGTGGTGTTCAGGGCGTGCAGCTGACCTCGGCAGCGTTTGCAAGCGGGCTAAGCTGGTTCCCCTATGTTCTGGCCATCGCGGTTGTGCTCTTTGCCTTCTCGACCATGATTTCCTGGTCTTATTACGGGTTGAAGGCGTGGACCTATCTGTTCGGAGAGGGCAAGACAAATGAACTGATCTTCAAGTTGCTGTTCT harbors:
- the ettA gene encoding energy-dependent translational throttle protein EttA; the encoded protein is MAAYQYVYHMEGVSKTYPGGKKCFENIHLSFLPGVKIGVVGVNGSGKSTLMRIMAGLDKDFQGEAWAAKGAHVGYLPQEPKLDETLDVRGNVMLGVADKKAILDRYNELAMNYSDETADEMAELQDKIDAENLWDLDSQIDVSMEALRCPPDEAEIATLSGGEKRRVALCKLLLEAPDMLLLDEPTNHLDAETIAWLQQHLIDYKGTILIVTHDRYFLDDITGWILELDRGRGIPYEGNYSAWLEQKAKRLAQEAREDKSKQKTLERELEWMRQGAKARQAKSKARINAYNDLAEQSEREKLSRAQIVIPNGPRLGSKVIEVNGLSKHMGDKQLIEGLDFSLPPGGIVGVIGPNGAGKSTLFKMLTGQEKPDAGTIEYGDTVDLSYVDQSRDDLQADDTVWQAITGGAEIIELGDAQVNSRAYCSSFNFKGGDQQKKVGLLSGGERNRVHMARLLKEGGNVLLLDEPTNDLDVETLRALEDALVDFAGCAVVISHDRFFLDRICTHILAFEGDAHVEWFEGNFEDYEEDKKRRLGADALEPKRLKHKKFVR
- a CDS encoding universal stress protein, whose product is MSKTTLVVGLDGSPAGEKALAFAKRQAKRMGDCTIALCYVIEWSPFTFQTPEENEQRHKRREEELKLAHDRVLDPALASAKQDGHTATGVVRHGDAAEILDDLAKELGAEQIIVGRVGARGLKDRMFGSVSGRLVASAAVPVTIIP
- a CDS encoding alanine/glycine:cation symporter family protein; protein product: MKYSIPTLATAVALFPGVTLAQDAISFDARVNEIFANSTGWFVNLIFAPLPGTAFPWIVLWLVVGATVFTIYFGFIQLRAFSHAISLVKGDYSDPNDAGEVSHFQALATALSGTVGLGNIAGVAVAVGIGGPGATFWMILAGLMGMASKFTECTLGVKYRNEYPDGTVSGGPMYYMTKGFDERGYRGGKIMAVLFAIFCIGGAFGGGNMFQANQAHAQISGIVGDYPGWITGIIFALVVFAVIVGGIKSIARVTEKVVPFMGLLYVGTALVILLMNYDMIGWAFGQIFAGAFTGLGVAGGFVGALIQGFKRAAFSNEAGVGSAAIAHSAVRTKEPITEGVVSLLEPFIDTVVICTMTALVITISGVQMIDPETGLFILGEDGKIMTEGGVQGVQLTSAAFASGLSWFPYVLAIAVVLFAFSTMISWSYYGLKAWTYLFGEGKTNELIFKLLFCFFVVVGAAAQLGAVIDFSDAMIFAMAVVNITALYLLMPIVKREMNSYFDRLKTGEIKRHKA